Genomic DNA from Verrucomicrobiales bacterium:
TGCCGTTCCTCGAAGCGATCCGGGAATTTGCGTTGGAAGCCGGCATCGGCAACGTGCTCTTCCTCCATGTCACTTTCGTCCCCTTCATCAAAGCCGCGGGCGAGTTGAAGACCAAGCCCACCCAACAATCGGTGGCGAAACTCCGCGAAATCGGTATCACCCCCCATATCCTGGTCTGCCGGTGCGAGCAACCGCTGAACAAGGAACTGCGACAGAAGATCTCCCTGTTCTGCAATGTGCCGTATGAAGGGGTGATCGAAGAAAAAGATGTAGACCATTCGATCTATGAGGTGCCGCTGATGCTCCAGCGCGAGCGCTTGGATGACCTGGTCTGCAAACTCCTTCACCTGGATGTGCCCCCGGCCAACATGTCGCATTGGCAAGATATCATTCGAAAACTCATCGCCCCCGCCCATCGGGTCCGCATCGGCGTGGTCGGTAAATACATCGACCTGAACGACGCCTACAAATCCGTCTACGAGGCCATCATCCACGGCGGCGTGGCCAACGACTGCGGTATCGAGATCGAGAAGATCGAATCCGAGCAGATCGAAAAGGAAGGACCCGACCGCATTCTCGGGGGACTGGGCGGCATTCTTATCCCAGGCGGGTTCGGCGAACGGGGAATCGAGGGCAAGGTCATCGCGGCCCGCTACGCTCGCGAGCACAAGTTGCCCTTCCTGGGGCTCTGCCTCGGCATGCAGATCGCCACCATCGAATTCGCCCGCAATGTGCTCCACCTCGCAGGTGCTCACTCCACCGAGTTCGATGTCAACAGTCCGCATCCCGTCATCGCTCTCCTGGATGAACAAAAGGGCGTCGATCGCAAGGGCGGCACCATGAGACTGGGCTCACAGCCCTGCCAGTTGGCCGTTGGCAGCAAGGCGGCCCATCTCTACGGCGCTTTCCTCATCCACGAACGCCACCGCCATCGCTACGAATTCAATAACCTCTACCGCGAACAGTTCGAGAAAGCGGGATTCGTCTTCAGCGGGACGTCGCCTGATGGAAAGCTGGTCGAAGTGATCGAAATCAAGGATCACCCCTTCTACGTCGCCAGCCAGTTCCATCCCGAATTCCAGAGCAAGCCCAACCGCCCGCATCCGCTGTTCAAGGGGTTCATCGCTGCGGTGCACCAACACCTGCATCACAAACCAATTTCCTCAGCCCAACGCCCAAAATAGGCGACCGCGCGAACGTGGTCATGTGGGAGTGGTCTGGAGGCAGCAGGAAAAGAAATGAAATGGTGGGCGGTGAGGGATTCGAACCCCCGACCCACAGCGTGTAAAGCTGCTGCGCTACCGCTGCGCCAACCGCCCGACCGGCCGAAACATTACCGGAGTGTCCCGGCGAATGGCAAACGTACAATTCAACCTATAAACCTAAACCCGGGAATGAATTAACCACGCGGATGGCACGGATTAAGAAGGGTTTGTGATGTCCTTGAGCACGGGTGAGGGTCTTCCTTCCACGTCTTCGCGGATCCGTGTCATCCGCGCAATCCGTGGTTCACCAGTTGCTCCCCCGCTCCGCGCTCTCCGCACCTCCGCGAGAGATTCCGGCAGTCCTTCGGAGTCAGGGAGGGATCTTTTCT
This window encodes:
- a CDS encoding CTP synthase, with the protein product MKYIFVTGGVVSSLGKGLTAAALGTLLENRGLKVALQKFDPYLNLDPGTMSPYQHGEVYVLDDGAETDLDLGHYERFTSTKLSRTNNLTSGQVYQTVLDKERRGDYLGKTVQVIPHVTDEIQKRIHDITEQSKADVLITEIGGTTGDIEGLPFLEAIREFALEAGIGNVLFLHVTFVPFIKAAGELKTKPTQQSVAKLREIGITPHILVCRCEQPLNKELRQKISLFCNVPYEGVIEEKDVDHSIYEVPLMLQRERLDDLVCKLLHLDVPPANMSHWQDIIRKLIAPAHRVRIGVVGKYIDLNDAYKSVYEAIIHGGVANDCGIEIEKIESEQIEKEGPDRILGGLGGILIPGGFGERGIEGKVIAARYAREHKLPFLGLCLGMQIATIEFARNVLHLAGAHSTEFDVNSPHPVIALLDEQKGVDRKGGTMRLGSQPCQLAVGSKAAHLYGAFLIHERHRHRYEFNNLYREQFEKAGFVFSGTSPDGKLVEVIEIKDHPFYVASQFHPEFQSKPNRPHPLFKGFIAAVHQHLHHKPISSAQRPK